A segment of the Sanyastnella coralliicola genome:
CATGTTTCATGCGCGCAGGAGAAGAAACGACAGTTATTCGTAGCCTTCCAGAAGGCATTCAAACCCTTGAGGTATATGATTTAGTTGATGTGGAAGTCTATCAAGACGACCGCAATGAAGTGGTGTTACGTGGTCCTGAGAATGTCATTCGAAAGATCAAGACCCCCACTGAATCAGGTACGGTGCGCATTGAAGACACCAATCGATGCAACTGGGTGCGTGATTTGAGCATTCGTCCAACCATAGAGTTCCATTTGCCCTCCATTACCCACGTTAAATACGAAGGACAAGGAGATGTCTTGTTCGTTGACTCACTAGAAGCGGAAGTATTCACCTTTGAAGGGAGAGCAAGCGCAGGAGATATCTTTCTCCGACTCAATGTGGATTCAGCCAACATTGAAGTTCACACAGGCCTGTCAGATATTGAAATTCAAGGAACAGCGCGTATCGTAGGGCTCTTCAATCAAGGGTATGGGTTCATGAATGCCGAAGATTTGGATGCACAATTCGTACTCAGCAATAACTCAAGCATCAATTGGATGCGTGTGCGCTGTGAACAATACCTCTACGCTCGCATCAATGATCGTGGTAATCTCGAATACTACGGAACGCCAAATACAGTGGATCAACAGCTCAACGGCGATGGAGAGCTGATTGCGTTAGATTAAGCTAGATGTTGATTTTGGCAATTTGTTGATGGATCTCATTGATCTG
Coding sequences within it:
- a CDS encoding GIN domain-containing protein — translated: MRAGEETTVIRSLPEGIQTLEVYDLVDVEVYQDDRNEVVLRGPENVIRKIKTPTESGTVRIEDTNRCNWVRDLSIRPTIEFHLPSITHVKYEGQGDVLFVDSLEAEVFTFEGRASAGDIFLRLNVDSANIEVHTGLSDIEIQGTARIVGLFNQGYGFMNAEDLDAQFVLSNNSSINWMRVRCEQYLYARINDRGNLEYYGTPNTVDQQLNGDGELIALD